In Leptolyngbya sp. NIES-2104, the genomic window TTTTTGCGAGCGAGATCGATGTAGTTGACGTTTGCTTTCGTGGTGATCTCACCTGTAATGAGAACCAGTCCAGTGTTTACGACAACTTCCGCCGCCACCCGGCTTTTTGGGTCTTGGCTCAAAAGCGCATCCAAAATCGTATCCGAAATTTGATCACAAATCTTGTCTGGATGTCCTTCAGTGACGGACTCAGACGTAAAGAAATAACGACGGGACAAGGGCAATCTCCTTTAATCTCGTGAATGACCTGTAACAGTAAGCTGCAATACAGTTGCCGGAATTATATCACTCGGCTTTAGAAGGCAACTTGAACGGTAGATAGAGATTGATTCAAATGCTGAATCATTTCCTCCATCTCATGGGTGGAATACCGAGTATCATGGCGCTGATCTACGTGCCGCATCCTATCAACCTTATGAAGCGAAAAATCGTTTTTCGGGCTACATCTTTACGGACTCTTTGAAATTCTCAAGCGTTGTTTTCGCTTTGATGTGGGAATTCTACTCTTCCGGATCGTTTAACTGGTTGCCGAGTAATCGATCGAATTCCGTTTTCACCAGTCGATAGCACTCACAAGCCGCATTTTCCAATCCTTGACGATCGAGAATCCGAATCCGTCCGCGACTGTAGGTAATCAATCCCGCTTTCTGTAAAATTGCCGCCACGACACTCACACTGGCACGCCGCACACCAAGCATTTGAGACAGCAATTCTTGGGTGAGGAAAAATTCGTCACTCGGAACGCGATCGTGACACATCAACAACCACCGACAGCAGCGCTCCTCGACCGAATGCAGCCGATTACAGGCAACGGTTTGCGATAGTTGGCTAATCAATGCTTGGGTATAACGCAACAGCAATCCATAAAGCTGAGTTCCCGGTGTCACTTCTCGACGAAAAGCATCGATTCTCATCCGCATTCCATCGCCTGCAACTTGAGCGATCACTTGTAAAGACACTTGCTCGACTCCCAGCAGAATATGAATTCCCGCCATGCCTTCATTACCCAGGGTTGCCGCCTCGACAGTTTCGCCTTCTTCGGTAATGGTCACCATTGAAATCACACCATGATTGAGGAAATACACATAATCCACAGGCTGATTTGGCTCATACAAGACTGACTTGAATGGCAAAGTGACAAACTCCAAATGCGGCGCTAATCGATCGTACTCTTCCTGAGATAGAGCGCGGAGGAGCTTATTTTGAGTAGGACGGGGACGATTTTGAGGCATGAAAGCCGATTAGACCCAGGTGACACACAACCACTCAGACCACAATCCGAATGCGGTTTCTAAGGTATAAGCCTTGTGTGTCTGTTGTCTGTCCCTTACCGTACATAGGGTCTAGCGCGACTCGTCGAACGGTTGATCGAACTGCGTTGCCTCTGGCACAGCGAAAGCTGCCCGTAAAATCCGGTAACAATCACATGCCGCAGATTCTAAGCCGCATCGATCCAAAATCGTGACTCGCCCTCGCTGATGATCAATCAGTCCCGCCCGTTCCAAAATGGCAATGATTTCACTAATGCGATCGCGTCTCACTCCCACCATTCGAGCCAAAAGCTCCTGAGTCAGAATTAGATCTGGAGTTCCGATGCGGTCTTGCAAAAGCAGCAGTAAGTAGCAGCAGCGTTCCTGAGTCGAATGCAACTGCATACAGGTTAAATTTTGCGCGATCTGACCCATTAGCGTTTGCACATAGCGCAACAGGAGAGATTGCAGGGATCGGTTCGCGTTGAGTTCAGATAAGAGCGCTTTCGCAGAAATCCGAAAGGCAGTTCCGGGAATTTGGACGATCGCTCTCATCGGAATGCGATCAGTTCCCAAAACTAACGGGAC contains:
- a CDS encoding Crp/Fnr family transcriptional regulator translates to MPQNRPRPTQNKLLRALSQEEYDRLAPHLEFVTLPFKSVLYEPNQPVDYVYFLNHGVISMVTITEEGETVEAATLGNEGMAGIHILLGVEQVSLQVIAQVAGDGMRMRIDAFRREVTPGTQLYGLLLRYTQALISQLSQTVACNRLHSVEERCCRWLLMCHDRVPSDEFFLTQELLSQMLGVRRASVSVVAAILQKAGLITYSRGRIRILDRQGLENAACECYRLVKTEFDRLLGNQLNDPEE
- a CDS encoding Crp/Fnr family transcriptional regulator, translating into MTRDFTDSVAPRSHQATSLRWLLHAMSPPTNQLLAALSSGDYERLTSFLETVTLSSGQVLYEPNQSIDSAYFPTTAVIAHLNLMESGREVETALIGNEGMIGVPLVLGTDRIPMRAIVQIPGTAFRISAKALLSELNANRSLQSLLLRYVQTLMGQIAQNLTCMQLHSTQERCCYLLLLLQDRIGTPDLILTQELLARMVGVRRDRISEIIAILERAGLIDHQRGRVTILDRCGLESAACDCYRILRAAFAVPEATQFDQPFDESR